A stretch of Miscanthus floridulus cultivar M001 chromosome 13, ASM1932011v1, whole genome shotgun sequence DNA encodes these proteins:
- the LOC136502088 gene encoding LOW QUALITY PROTEIN: uncharacterized protein (The sequence of the model RefSeq protein was modified relative to this genomic sequence to represent the inferred CDS: substituted 2 bases at 2 genomic stop codons): protein MHLNVNVSFVVRYDAIENQLTTDISHLMKILRRRYYLVEKAKDANIIGILVGTLGVAGYLHIIEQMKELIKAAGKKSYTLVMGRPNSAKLVNFPECEVFIYVSCAQTALLDSKDFLAPVITHFEVVLAFGRGREWTGEYLLDFKDLITLEKQEIASTAEEAHLSFIRGVYVGDNCPQENEEXSXMSLALAEVIEKALSIQNQHNDVVLYQGRTMSLIDYLKARSYHGLTGEYEGLVPNSILVGRTHRAAGYSDEKTENAQ, encoded by the exons ATGCATTTGAATGTTAATGTTTCTTTTGTAGTTAGATATGACGCAATAGAAAATCAACTCACAACTGACATCTCTCATCTGATGAAAATTCTTAGGCGAAG GTATTACCTTGTGGAGAAGGCAAAGGATGCAAACATTATTGGCATTTTGGTGGGAACTCTGGGTGTTG CTGGTTATCTTCATATAATCGAACAAATGAAAGAACTGATCAAGGCCGCTGGAAAGAAATCTTATACATTGGTCATGGGCAGGCCTAATTCTGCAAAACTTGTGAATTTTCCAGAG TGCGAagtttttatttatgtttcttGTGCCCAAACCGCTCTGCTGGATAGCAAGGATTTTTTAGCTCCAGTTATTACACATTTTGAAGTTGTACTAGCTTTTGGCAG GGGAAGAGAGTGGACTGGAGAATATCTTTTGGATTTCAAGGATTTGATCACTTTAGAGAAACAAGAAATTGCGAGCACAGCAGAAGAAGCACATTTATCTTTTATCAGAGGTGTCTATGTGGGAGATAATTGCCCCCAAG AAAATGAGGAGTAATCATAAATGTCGCTCGCACTGGCTGAGGTAATAGAAAAGGCACTAAGCATCCAAAACCAGCATAATGACGTTGTCCTTTACCAAGGAAGAACAATGTCCTTAATCGACTACCTCAAGGCACGTTCATACCATGGTCTAACTGGAGAATATGAAGGTCTAGTGCCTAATTCAATCTTGGTAGGCAGAACCCACAGGGCAGCTGGTTACAGTGATGAGAAAACTGAGAACGCACAATGA